One segment of Haloplanus natans DSM 17983 DNA contains the following:
- a CDS encoding DUF7533 family protein: MRLGILETVGLAATLIFAIPVGLYGIEAFVSGNRALGAGLVVVAALMVVLPRRLTTPADLPGAVLERVVGRAVKEPDDEDDQPE; encoded by the coding sequence ATGCGACTCGGGATTCTGGAGACCGTCGGCCTCGCCGCCACGCTCATCTTCGCCATTCCGGTCGGCCTCTACGGCATCGAGGCGTTCGTCTCGGGGAATCGAGCGCTCGGCGCCGGCCTCGTCGTCGTCGCGGCCCTGATGGTCGTCCTACCCCGACGGCTCACGACGCCGGCCGACCTGCCCGGTGCCGTCCTCGAACGTGTCGTCGGGCGCGCGGTGAAAGAGCCGGACGACGAGGACGATCAGCCGGAGTAG
- a CDS encoding M24 family metallopeptidase: MSSEAALAAAERGLVAAATRLAEATVVDDRLHVGDPLTPSVLERVASAAAGDDATVTVETRAGVLPPDDPVVVAVDPADAAPLARTFVVDGAGGWTRRAAVAVGMAHDAVRRVVEPGVPARRVVDEAVAELGAYGLATADGPVAHGIGTSIDFSGDTPLDAGTRFALDPAARDPDPDTDRGRVRIGGWYVVTDDGCRVSSDLPTSLSPAAYSG; encoded by the coding sequence GTGAGCAGCGAGGCGGCGCTGGCGGCGGCCGAACGGGGCCTCGTCGCCGCCGCGACTCGGCTAGCCGAGGCGACTGTCGTCGACGACCGTCTGCACGTCGGTGACCCGCTCACGCCGTCGGTTCTCGAACGCGTCGCGAGCGCCGCGGCCGGCGACGACGCGACGGTAACGGTCGAGACACGGGCGGGTGTCCTCCCCCCGGACGACCCCGTCGTCGTCGCCGTCGACCCGGCCGACGCCGCTCCACTCGCGCGGACGTTCGTCGTCGACGGGGCCGGCGGGTGGACGCGCCGCGCGGCCGTCGCCGTCGGGATGGCCCACGACGCCGTCCGCCGCGTCGTCGAACCGGGCGTCCCCGCCCGCCGAGTGGTCGACGAGGCGGTCGCCGAACTCGGGGCGTACGGCCTCGCCACCGCCGACGGCCCGGTCGCCCACGGCATCGGGACGAGTATCGACTTCTCGGGCGACACGCCCCTCGACGCGGGGACGCGGTTCGCCCTCGATCCGGCGGCGCGCGACCCCGACCCCGACACGGACCGTGGTCGCGTCCGCATCGGCGGCTGGTACGTCGTCACCGACGACGGCTGTCGGGTGTCGAGTGATCTCCCCACGTCGCTGTCGCCGGCCGCCTACTCCGGCTGA
- a CDS encoding UvrD-helicase domain-containing protein, producing MSDDATVTRLFGGPGSGKTTALLDRVDELLEDDDVSIRDVLVVSYTRAAAAEVRERLAERLDTSPRALQGNVCTMHAKAYELLDLSRGDVVGESDKEEFCEEYGIEYEDEYGGAGRRTARSTTLGNKIIATSQWLQRTQRDVADWYDVPFQWDVETVRLPPDIDPNAQDGNKYTPTWPTDDDRIDVPEVIRAWRAYKGEHGLVGFADMLQRVAQRSLVPHVDYLVIDEFQDITTLQYDVYEEWKPHMKGVLIAGDDDQVVYAWQGADPNILLDAEVDNDVVLPNSYRLPSRILNVVNREIRHIDKRQEKDLNPRKEGGVVEGIPNPSMFEVVRNVQHTVDTTDETLMILFRARYQMFQFIDDFLPKGIPFSVMTDQRMWTDRLTDYVRAVEKLDAGEPITGLEARRLADMLQDSAFGTNERDAFYDTLDDREEAADEDDIAELEVPADLVTEHVPFMPDPAAAGDMLRKVTSFQRNSVDAYFDGDYREMDPSRVRVGTIHSAKGREADHVFVCTDLTEKVVEQMAASVDDPTDVPGVEEFTAHTSPVPLLTDNERRVFYVGMSRARERLVLLENLIGGAPTLPVSVVLHNELRDEDVEEMLEEAQATQVPEPEP from the coding sequence ATGAGCGACGACGCTACGGTCACCCGCCTCTTCGGTGGCCCCGGTAGCGGGAAGACGACGGCCCTCCTCGACCGCGTGGACGAACTACTCGAAGACGACGACGTGAGCATCCGCGACGTGCTCGTCGTCTCCTATACGCGCGCCGCGGCCGCCGAGGTTCGCGAACGTCTCGCCGAGCGACTCGACACGTCGCCGCGCGCCCTGCAGGGGAACGTCTGTACGATGCACGCGAAGGCGTACGAACTGCTCGACCTCTCGCGGGGCGACGTGGTCGGCGAGAGCGACAAGGAGGAGTTCTGCGAGGAGTACGGCATCGAGTACGAGGACGAGTACGGCGGCGCTGGCCGACGGACGGCCCGGTCGACGACTCTCGGCAACAAGATCATCGCAACCAGCCAGTGGCTCCAGCGCACGCAGCGCGACGTGGCCGACTGGTACGACGTACCCTTCCAGTGGGACGTGGAGACGGTGCGGCTCCCGCCGGATATCGACCCCAACGCACAGGACGGGAACAAGTACACGCCGACGTGGCCGACCGACGACGACCGGATCGACGTGCCCGAGGTCATCCGTGCCTGGCGGGCCTACAAGGGCGAGCACGGGCTGGTCGGCTTCGCCGACATGCTCCAGCGGGTGGCTCAGCGCTCGCTCGTTCCCCACGTCGACTACCTCGTCATCGACGAGTTTCAGGACATCACCACCCTCCAGTACGACGTCTACGAGGAGTGGAAACCCCACATGAAGGGGGTCCTGATCGCCGGCGACGACGACCAGGTCGTCTACGCCTGGCAGGGCGCCGACCCCAACATCCTGCTCGACGCCGAAGTCGACAACGACGTGGTGTTGCCCAACTCCTACCGGCTTCCCTCGCGCATCCTGAACGTCGTCAACCGGGAGATTCGCCACATCGACAAGCGCCAGGAGAAAGACCTCAACCCGCGCAAGGAGGGTGGCGTCGTCGAGGGAATTCCGAACCCGTCGATGTTCGAGGTGGTGCGGAACGTCCAGCATACGGTCGATACCACCGACGAGACGCTGATGATCCTCTTTCGGGCACGCTACCAGATGTTCCAGTTCATCGACGACTTCCTCCCGAAGGGAATCCCCTTCTCCGTGATGACGGACCAGCGGATGTGGACGGACCGCCTGACGGACTACGTCCGCGCCGTCGAGAAACTGGACGCGGGCGAGCCGATTACGGGGCTGGAGGCGCGCCGTCTCGCCGATATGCTCCAGGATTCCGCGTTCGGAACGAACGAGCGCGACGCCTTCTACGACACGCTCGACGACCGGGAGGAGGCGGCGGACGAAGACGACATCGCGGAACTCGAGGTGCCGGCCGACCTGGTGACCGAGCACGTCCCCTTCATGCCCGACCCGGCCGCCGCGGGCGACATGCTCCGGAAGGTGACGAGCTTCCAGCGCAACTCCGTCGACGCCTACTTCGACGGCGACTATCGGGAGATGGACCCGAGTCGGGTCCGCGTCGGCACCATCCACTCTGCGAAGGGTCGCGAGGCTGACCACGTCTTCGTCTGCACCGATCTGACCGAGAAGGTGGTCGAGCAGATGGCCGCGAGCGTCGACGACCCGACCGACGTGCCGGGCGTCGAGGAGTTCACCGCCCACACCAGCCCGGTCCCCCTCCTCACCGACAACGAACGCCGCGTGTTCTACGTCGGGATGAGTCGGGCGCGCGAACGCCTCGTCCTCCTAGAGAACCTCATCGGCGGCGCGCCGACCTTGCCCGTCAGCGTCGTGTTACACAACGAACTCCGCGACGAGGACGTCGAGGAGATGCTGGAGGAGGCACAGGCGACGCAGGTGCCCGAACCGGAGCCGTGA
- a CDS encoding HVO_0416 family zinc finger protein yields the protein MAAEPSARDDKLFDQFLADNGHDTTPVRWERSYNKLQCPDCGALHDEAATDCSVCGWDPAT from the coding sequence ATGGCAGCCGAACCCAGCGCACGCGACGACAAGCTGTTCGACCAGTTCCTCGCGGACAACGGCCACGACACCACACCGGTACGCTGGGAGCGATCATATAACAAGCTGCAGTGCCCGGACTGTGGGGCGCTGCACGACGAGGCCGCGACCGACTGCTCGGTCTGTGGCTGGGATCCGGCGACGTAG
- a CDS encoding carboxypeptidase M32 encodes MSDTTAAPEGAYDDLLDRVGRISNVSHAEELLSWDQQVMMPEGGTPARSRQLSALSAVEHDLLTADELGALLDELEARSLDDDQRAVVREVRREQERAVRVPTDLVERISAASSEALTAWREAKEADDFAAFAPHLEELVGLKRRYADHVDPDRDPYEVLFEEYEPCLPLDHAEDVLTDLRDAVVPLVDEIRASDADLATGTFAGTFAAETQEKLMCEALSLLGYPWERGRLDEAPHPFSTGTTYDARITTRYDETDPVGALLSTIHEFGHATYTLGLPDEAYGTPLGEARDLSIHESQSRLWENHVGRSTAFWELFLPRVIEAFPDVGDVSVRDAYEAVNAVDPSNPIRVEADELTYHLHIVLRFEIERDLIRGDLTVEDVPAVWNEKMESYLGLRPETDAEGCLQDVHWSHGAFGYFPTYSLGSVVAAQLFDAAERDLGGLDGRIREGEFDPLHEWLTDRIHRHGKRFETNDLVRQATDEDVSADAFVDYATAKYGELYGL; translated from the coding sequence ATGAGCGACACGACGGCGGCCCCCGAGGGCGCCTACGACGACTTGCTCGACCGTGTGGGCCGTATCAGCAACGTCTCGCACGCGGAGGAACTGCTCTCCTGGGACCAGCAGGTGATGATGCCCGAAGGGGGAACGCCGGCCCGCTCGCGCCAGCTATCCGCGCTCTCGGCGGTCGAACACGACCTGCTCACCGCCGACGAACTCGGCGCGCTCCTCGACGAGTTGGAGGCGCGCAGCCTCGACGACGATCAGCGGGCCGTCGTCCGCGAGGTGCGCCGCGAGCAGGAACGCGCCGTCCGCGTACCGACCGATCTGGTCGAGCGCATCTCCGCCGCCTCCTCCGAGGCGTTGACCGCGTGGCGCGAGGCGAAAGAGGCCGACGACTTCGCGGCCTTTGCGCCCCATCTGGAGGAACTGGTCGGGTTGAAGCGGCGGTACGCCGACCACGTCGACCCGGACCGCGACCCCTACGAGGTGTTGTTCGAAGAGTACGAACCCTGCCTCCCGCTCGACCACGCCGAGGACGTGCTGACGGACCTGCGGGACGCGGTGGTGCCGCTGGTCGACGAGATTCGAGCCTCGGACGCCGACCTGGCGACGGGTACCTTCGCCGGAACATTCGCGGCCGAGACACAGGAGAAACTAATGTGCGAGGCGCTTTCCCTGCTGGGCTACCCGTGGGAACGGGGCCGACTCGACGAGGCCCCACACCCGTTCTCGACGGGGACGACCTACGACGCCCGGATCACGACTCGCTACGACGAGACCGACCCCGTCGGCGCTTTGCTGTCGACGATCCACGAGTTCGGCCACGCCACCTACACGCTCGGCCTGCCCGACGAGGCGTACGGGACGCCGCTGGGCGAGGCGCGTGATCTCTCGATCCACGAGTCGCAGTCGCGGCTGTGGGAGAACCACGTCGGCCGGTCGACGGCGTTCTGGGAGCTGTTTCTCCCCCGCGTGATCGAGGCGTTCCCCGACGTGGGCGACGTGAGCGTCCGCGACGCCTACGAGGCGGTCAACGCCGTCGACCCCTCGAACCCAATCCGGGTCGAGGCCGACGAACTCACCTACCATCTCCACATCGTCCTGCGATTCGAAATCGAGCGCGACCTGATTCGGGGTGATCTGACGGTCGAGGACGTGCCCGCGGTGTGGAACGAGAAGATGGAGTCGTATCTGGGGCTGCGGCCCGAGACGGACGCCGAGGGCTGTCTGCAGGACGTCCACTGGTCCCACGGTGCTTTCGGCTACTTCCCAACCTACTCGCTGGGGAGCGTCGTCGCCGCACAGTTGTTCGACGCCGCGGAACGGGACCTCGGCGGGCTGGACGGGCGGATTCGCGAGGGCGAGTTCGACCCGCTCCACGAGTGGCTGACCGACCGGATTCACCGCCACGGCAAGCGCTTCGAGACGAACGACCTGGTCCGGCAGGCGACGGACGAGGACGTGAGCGCGGACGCCTTCGTCGACTACGCAACCGCGAAGTACGGCGAGTTGTACGGGCTGTGA
- a CDS encoding NRAMP family divalent metal transporter, with translation MGPSWVAGAIAAGPATIASLVTAGALFGYQLLWVVVLSAGAGALTQYLAMRLGLLTERGIVAVVEDHLGEWWAWLLVADAVIAAGVAQLVIMKTVATVSSTVTGIDARIWGVVWALVLAVGLAGRGYRFLEVAAKVLVAGVVVAFVASLFVVPIDPGAAVAGLVPSVPSGGALVAAGILGGAVHITLITMHSYTMRSREWTREDYDLATFDVGASMLVAFGVYSLAIFLVTASVLTSADLSTVGAAQALGPLVGPGAKWLFLLGLWGAAVSTLGGNTIVPPFLLADKLGWGTTIEDSRYRGLLVAVALLSAPGAFIGGAVLGQLVLVLALGTVGTPFAIAVVLYLLNSDAVSDRNSLVANVGGVALLLVTGGLAANFVRSQVAGGVGPLAGFVLAFAVALALAMVGLGGKFALEEVA, from the coding sequence ATGGGCCCCTCGTGGGTTGCCGGCGCCATCGCCGCCGGCCCGGCGACCATCGCCAGCCTCGTGACCGCCGGCGCGCTCTTTGGCTACCAACTGCTCTGGGTGGTCGTCCTCTCCGCGGGCGCGGGGGCGCTCACCCAGTATCTCGCGATGCGTCTCGGCCTCCTGACCGAGCGTGGCATCGTCGCCGTCGTCGAGGACCACCTCGGCGAGTGGTGGGCGTGGCTGCTCGTCGCCGACGCGGTCATCGCCGCCGGCGTTGCCCAACTGGTGATCATGAAGACCGTCGCCACGGTTTCGTCCACCGTTACCGGCATCGACGCCCGCATCTGGGGCGTCGTCTGGGCGCTCGTTCTCGCCGTCGGCCTCGCCGGCCGGGGCTATCGCTTCCTCGAAGTCGCCGCGAAAGTGCTCGTCGCGGGCGTCGTCGTCGCGTTCGTCGCGAGCCTGTTCGTCGTCCCCATCGATCCCGGCGCGGCCGTCGCGGGGCTGGTTCCCTCGGTCCCCTCGGGTGGTGCGCTCGTCGCCGCGGGCATCCTCGGCGGCGCCGTCCACATCACGCTGATCACCATGCACTCCTATACGATGCGCTCGCGGGAGTGGACCCGCGAGGACTACGACCTCGCGACGTTCGACGTGGGCGCGTCGATGCTCGTCGCCTTCGGCGTCTACAGCCTTGCCATCTTCCTCGTCACCGCGAGCGTCCTCACCTCCGCGGACCTCTCGACTGTCGGCGCGGCACAGGCGCTCGGCCCGCTGGTCGGCCCGGGCGCCAAGTGGCTCTTCCTGCTCGGTCTCTGGGGCGCCGCCGTCTCGACGCTCGGCGGCAACACCATCGTCCCCCCGTTCCTGCTCGCCGACAAACTCGGGTGGGGCACGACCATCGAGGACTCACGGTATCGTGGCCTGCTCGTCGCCGTCGCGCTCCTCTCGGCGCCCGGCGCGTTCATCGGCGGCGCCGTGCTCGGCCAACTCGTCCTCGTCCTCGCGCTCGGGACGGTGGGCACGCCCTTTGCCATCGCTGTCGTGCTCTACCTGCTGAACTCCGACGCCGTGTCGGACCGCAACTCGCTCGTCGCCAACGTCGGCGGCGTGGCGCTCCTGCTTGTCACCGGCGGCCTCGCCGCCAACTTCGTCCGCTCGCAGGTCGCCGGGGGCGTGGGGCCGCTGGCGGGGTTCGTCCTCGCGTTCGCCGTCGCGCTCGCGCTCGCCATGGTCGGTCTGGGCGGCAAGTTCGCGCTCGAAGAAGTGGCCTGA